A genomic segment from Ignavibacteriales bacterium encodes:
- a CDS encoding Na+:solute symporter, producing the protein MELIDYLIVVAYFIFSISIALIYSKRAGKSTNDFFLSGRNLPWYLAGISMVATTFAADTPLAVTELVAKNGISGNWIWWNFAFGGMLTVFFFARLWRRAGIMTEAEFAEIRYSGKPAKFLRGFRALYLGLFMNVIIIGWVNKAMSSILQGMFGIDESVVMLYVFGCMILVALYSAISGLWGVVITDAFQFFIAMIGCIILAIIVVNSPQVGGIAGLKQNLPAYVFDFFPTISDVPSAAGMLAMSFFSFLAYIGIIWWASWYPGAEPGGGGYVAQRMMSAKNEKHSLFATLFFQIAHYAIRPWPWILVGLASLVLYPELADAQKGMGFIYAMRDFLPAGLKGLLVAAFFAAYMSTIATQLNWGTSYIINDFYKRFVNQNKEESHYVSSSRIATIILMLISLVVTLFIGKISGAWAFIIECGAGVGLVLILRWFWWRINAWSEISAMIIPFIIFPILKSYGILFPYTLFIIVPGTTLVWVVVTFLTKPTDEEVLFSFYKKIHPGGIMWKKISDKLPDVESDSGFFRLFINWLIGVILVYSILFGTGKLIMGEYFDSIIYLGVAAISVSIIYVNLSKIGWKTVIK; encoded by the coding sequence GTGGAATTAATAGATTATTTAATCGTTGTTGCGTACTTCATATTTTCTATATCAATTGCCTTAATTTATTCCAAAAGAGCTGGAAAAAGCACAAATGACTTCTTCCTTTCAGGTAGAAATTTACCCTGGTATTTAGCAGGTATATCTATGGTGGCAACTACTTTTGCTGCGGACACTCCTTTGGCTGTTACCGAACTTGTGGCTAAAAATGGCATTTCCGGAAACTGGATTTGGTGGAATTTTGCCTTCGGTGGAATGCTTACTGTTTTTTTCTTTGCAAGGTTATGGCGCCGTGCAGGAATTATGACTGAAGCAGAATTTGCGGAAATAAGGTACTCCGGAAAACCAGCAAAATTTTTGAGAGGTTTCCGCGCATTATATCTTGGATTATTTATGAACGTGATTATAATAGGCTGGGTTAACAAAGCTATGTCATCAATACTTCAAGGAATGTTTGGCATTGATGAGTCCGTTGTTATGTTATATGTTTTTGGATGTATGATTTTAGTAGCACTTTACTCAGCAATATCAGGTTTGTGGGGCGTTGTAATTACAGATGCATTTCAGTTTTTTATTGCAATGATTGGATGTATTATTCTTGCAATAATTGTAGTAAACTCACCGCAAGTCGGCGGCATTGCAGGATTAAAACAAAATTTACCTGCTTATGTTTTTGATTTCTTTCCAACAATTTCAGATGTTCCTTCAGCAGCGGGTATGTTAGCGATGTCTTTCTTTTCATTTCTTGCATATATCGGAATTATTTGGTGGGCTTCGTGGTATCCAGGAGCCGAGCCGGGCGGAGGTGGATATGTTGCACAAAGAATGATGTCTGCTAAAAATGAAAAGCACTCATTGTTTGCAACTTTATTTTTTCAGATTGCACATTACGCTATTAGACCATGGCCATGGATTTTAGTTGGATTAGCATCACTTGTACTTTATCCTGAGCTTGCTGATGCTCAAAAAGGTATGGGTTTTATTTATGCAATGCGTGATTTTCTTCCGGCGGGTTTAAAAGGCTTATTGGTTGCCGCATTTTTTGCAGCATATATGAGTACAATTGCTACACAACTTAATTGGGGAACCTCATACATTATTAATGATTTTTATAAAAGATTTGTAAACCAGAATAAAGAAGAATCGCATTATGTTTCATCTTCCAGAATAGCAACTATAATTTTAATGTTAATCTCTTTAGTTGTTACACTTTTTATAGGGAAAATATCCGGTGCATGGGCTTTTATTATTGAATGCGGTGCAGGTGTTGGTTTGGTTTTAATTTTAAGATGGTTCTGGTGGCGGATAAATGCATGGTCAGAAATATCTGCAATGATTATACCATTTATAATATTTCCGATCCTAAAAAGTTATGGAATATTATTTCCATATACTTTGTTTATAATTGTACCAGGTACAACCTTGGTTTGGGTTGTGGTTACATTTTTAACAAAACCAACCGATGAAGAAGTTTTATTTTCATTCTATAAAAAAATTCATCCCGGTGGCATAATGTGGAAAAAGATCTCTGATAAACTTCCTGATGTTGAAAGTGATTCTGGATTTTTTAGATTGTTTATTAACTGGTTAATTGGAGTTATTTTAGTTTACTCAATATTGTTTGGTACTGGAAAACTGATTATGGGTGAGTATTTTGACTCAATAATTTACTTAGGTGTAGCAGCAATTTCCGTTTCAATTATCTATGTTAATCTTTCTAAAATTGGTTGGAAGACAGTTATAAAATAA
- a CDS encoding tetratricopeptide repeat protein, whose product MDTSTLTIITVGVLTIFAFLLIKVFKNSTSGKRPKLSYNERVFLQANLDLELNNDDLTDRQVRAAGSEKKKDFKGAIEDINVILKHDKGNVGLVFKRGLDKFKISDFKGANEDFSEVLDNNPTDKYSFYYRGISNFRLSNFTKSLNDFNSAVSLGIEDKEAFFHKGLVEIELDKYFEAIDDFNIYLAEHPNVLEALFNRGIAYNKSGNPEFAIKDFNKVIDLNPNHEKAFFERAFAKKNLEDLVGYSNDLKTSYNKGYLHAYHFLKET is encoded by the coding sequence ATGGATACTTCTACGCTTACAATAATTACTGTTGGTGTACTAACAATTTTTGCTTTTCTATTAATTAAGGTTTTTAAAAATTCTACTTCTGGTAAAAGACCAAAGCTTTCATATAACGAGCGAGTTTTTTTACAAGCTAACTTAGATTTAGAATTAAACAATGATGATCTTACCGACAGACAAGTTAGAGCAGCAGGCAGCGAAAAGAAAAAAGATTTTAAAGGTGCAATTGAAGATATTAATGTTATCCTAAAACACGATAAGGGTAACGTTGGTTTAGTTTTTAAAAGAGGACTCGATAAATTCAAAATTTCTGATTTTAAAGGTGCGAATGAGGATTTTTCTGAAGTGCTGGATAACAACCCAACTGACAAATACTCTTTTTACTATCGTGGAATTTCAAATTTTCGACTTTCAAATTTCACAAAATCATTGAACGATTTTAACTCAGCAGTTAGTTTAGGGATTGAAGATAAAGAAGCATTCTTCCATAAAGGATTGGTAGAGATTGAGCTTGATAAATACTTTGAAGCAATAGATGATTTTAACATCTACTTAGCAGAACATCCAAATGTTCTTGAAGCATTATTTAACAGAGGTATCGCATACAATAAAAGCGGCAATCCGGAATTTGCTATTAAAGATTTTAATAAAGTGATTGACCTAAATCCAAATCACGAAAAGGCATTTTTTGAAAGAGCTTTTGCGAAAAAGAATTTAGAAGATTTGGTTGGATATTCGAACGACCTGAAAACATCTTATAATAAAGGATATTTACACGCATATCATTTTTTGAAAGAAACTTAA